From a single Oreochromis niloticus isolate F11D_XX linkage group LG3, O_niloticus_UMD_NMBU, whole genome shotgun sequence genomic region:
- the LOC109197696 gene encoding uncharacterized protein LOC109197696, translating into MTLEKYSDVIMEMAKQGLSSEIISERLSYEHGEVRGFSARNVRKFCAEQITSCRLSDTRLELEVTQAINEVGPTYGRKMMKGYLSTKGVHAAEGRIGSILREVHQPYHEARRQGARNLNPTPYHAECMGHKVHLDQNEKLVMFGVTHVLAVDGFSKKIVSHSTMPIKNNLSIYEYVFRPAVITYGMWDQVRVDHGKEFYLTLFMQEMLSHHRFNQERLPYLQTSSTRNHTVERIWPEINNRVNYPLKTALLQLMDQEEIDMEDNLVRYCVSNLTCQLCNIGLASVVESWNAHRIPGKGIPNHFAEHGCKRRISPELLPNALEAADLYRQHLGSALKEYSTFGVDPFTTEQDKLRTESHFAEKYPDISHLFFRAVNGDFMPYKEALLCLINITQRNV; encoded by the exons ATGACGTTGGAAAAATACTCAGACGTGATCATGGAGATGGCAAAACAAGGCCTGTCATCGGAAATTATATCAGAGCGTCTGTCATATGAACACGGGGAAGTGAGAGGATTTTCTGCGAGAAATGTTAGAAAGTTTTGTGCTGAGCAAATCACTAGCTGTCGACTCTCGGACACACGGTTGGAGCTTGAGGTGACACAAGCTATAAATGAG gtgGGCCCAACATATGGCCGCAAAATGATGAAGGGCTATCTGTCCACAAAAGGGGTACATGCTGCAGAGGGACGAATTGGGTCAATTTTAAGAGAGGTGCATCAACCTTATCATGAAGCAAGACGCCAG GGAGCTCGGAATCTTAATCCCACACCGTACCATGCTGAATGCATGGGGCACAAGGTTCACCTGGACCAAAACGAGAAACTTGTAATGTTTGGAGTCACCCATGTTTTAGCTGTAGATGGATTCAGTAAAAAGATTGTGAGTCATTCCACAATGCCAATCAAAAACAACTTGAGCATCTATGAATATGTTTTCAG ACCTGCAGTGATCACCTATGGTATGTGGGACCAGGTGCGAGTAGACCATGGAAAGGAATTTTATTTAACACTGTTCATGCAAGAGATGCTGTCACATCATCGCTTCAATCAGGAGAGACTGCCTTATTTACAGACCTCATCCACAAGA AACCACACAGTTGAAAGGATTTGGCCTGAAATCAACAACCGTGTCAACTACCCACTAAAAACTGCCCTACTCCAGCTGATGGACCAGGAGGAGATAGATATGGAGGATAACCTTGTGCGATACTGTGTGTCCAATCTAACCTGTCAGCTGTGTAACATTGGTCTTGCAAGTGTGGTAGAATCATGGAATGCTCATAGAAtcccag GAAAAGGCATACCAAATCACTTTGCAGAACATGGGTGTAAAAGAAGAATTTCTCCAGAGCTCTTGCCAAATGCACTTGAAGCAGCAGACCTTTACAGGCAGCACTTGGGATCTGCACTCAAAGAATATTCGACTTTTGGAGTTGATCCCTTCACAACCGAACAGGACAAACTTAGAACAGAgagtcattttgcagaaaaatatCCTGAtatttcacatttgttttttagagccgTAAATGGTGACTTTATGCCATACAAAGAAGCTCTGCTCTGTCTCATAAACATAACTCAGAGAAATGTATGA
- the LOC109197697 gene encoding uncharacterized protein LOC109197697 isoform X2: MSETGSTSSARFFMARAHRPPHKRSTALKLHWNKQRMDHYVVFRKTKRVTLRDEDMTAEKLGRIFQVSAHTLYITDDSNVAMFPGAVSGVFSALDLTPRGHYEVHGEDMESIPTAGSSGQRFAFMRAPAVAASAPSRSQQATSSSPMSSKTFQRSVYFADVVGGRLIPNRMVVVRFLESEATLQGIVGKVQDAIGNYNPIILTDAQGNAILESEGTTGSQYWRQNARKILAVPEQDFNCLQGTKRKKLSRKDDDSASLGEVSDKIEELVLASQSLPAVTAAIKELTDLAVAQKVTTPKLQTLKEGFSCVVCMNIIEDPVFSLCCRSIIGCKTCVEQWQETSQHCAKCRESNNGVLQITGLTAAFSVLKSFFAEE; the protein is encoded by the exons ATGTCTGAAACGGGAAGTACTTCTTCTGCGCGTTTTTTTATGGCGCGCGCACACCGTCCCCCACACAAGAGATCGACGGCCTTAAAGTTACACTGGAATAAACAGAGGATGGACCATTACGTTGTTTTTAGGAAAACTAAGAGAGTGACACTCCGGGACGAAGACATGACTGCAGAAAAACTGGGTCGCATCTTTCAG GTATCCGCGCATACTCTGTACATCACGGATGATTCAAACGTGGCTATGTTCCCCGGTGCGGTCTCTGGTGTTTTCAGCGCATTAGACCTTACACCCAGAGGTCACTATGAAGTCCACGGAGAAGACATGGAGTCAATTCCAACAGCAGGTTCCAGCGGGCAGCGTTTTGCATTTATGCGAGCACCAGCTGTGGCAGCGTCTGCACCTTCACGTTCACAGCAGGCTACTTCAAGTTCCCCTATGTCCTCCAAAACATTTCAGAG atCAGTGTACTTTGCAGATGTAGTTGGTGGGAGGTTGATTCCCAATAGAATGGTGGTTGTACGATTCCTGGAGTCTGAGGCTACGCTTCAAGGGATAGTAGGAAAAGTGCAAGATGCCATTGGTAATTACAACCCAATAATTTTGACAGATGCACAGGGCAATGCAATTCTGGAGTCGGAGGGCACAACAG GGTCACagtactggagacaaaatgCACGAAAAATTCTTGCTGTGCCTGAACAAGACTTTAATTGCCTCCAGggaacaaagaggaagaaactgag CCGTAAAGATGATGACAGTGCCAGTTTGGGAGAAGTGAGTGACAAAATAGAAGAGTTGGTGTTGGCATCTCAAAGTCTGCCAGCTGTCACAGCAGCAATCAAAGAGCTCACTGATCTTGCAGTTGCCCAGAAAGTCACAACCCCCAAGCTGCAGACACTCAAGGAGGGATTTAGCTGCGTGGTTTGTATGA ACATCATTGAGGATCCAGTGTTCTCACTGTGCTGCAGAAGCATTATTGGCTGCAAGACATGTGTGGAACAGTGGCAAGAGACatcacagcactgtgcaaaatgcAGGGAGAGTAACAACGGAGTTCTACAAATTACTGGTCTAACAGCTGCATTTTCTGTATTGAAATCTTTTTTTGCAGAGGAGTAA
- the LOC109197697 gene encoding uncharacterized protein LOC109197697 isoform X1 — protein MSETGSTSSARFFMARAHRPPHKRSTALKLHWNKQRMDHYVVFRKTKRVTLRDEDMTAEKLGRIFQVSAHTLYITDDSNVAMFPGAVSGVFSALDLTPRGHYEVHGEDMESIPTAGSSGQRFAFMRAPAVAASAPSRSQQATSSSPMSSKTFQRSVYFADVVGGRLIPNRMVVVRFLESEATLQGIVGKVQDAIGNYNPIILTDAQGNAILESEGTTGSQYWRQNARKILAVPEQDFNCLQGTKRKKLSSRKDDDSASLGEVSDKIEELVLASQSLPAVTAAIKELTDLAVAQKVTTPKLQTLKEGFSCVVCMNIIEDPVFSLCCRSIIGCKTCVEQWQETSQHCAKCRESNNGVLQITGLTAAFSVLKSFFAEE, from the exons ATGTCTGAAACGGGAAGTACTTCTTCTGCGCGTTTTTTTATGGCGCGCGCACACCGTCCCCCACACAAGAGATCGACGGCCTTAAAGTTACACTGGAATAAACAGAGGATGGACCATTACGTTGTTTTTAGGAAAACTAAGAGAGTGACACTCCGGGACGAAGACATGACTGCAGAAAAACTGGGTCGCATCTTTCAG GTATCCGCGCATACTCTGTACATCACGGATGATTCAAACGTGGCTATGTTCCCCGGTGCGGTCTCTGGTGTTTTCAGCGCATTAGACCTTACACCCAGAGGTCACTATGAAGTCCACGGAGAAGACATGGAGTCAATTCCAACAGCAGGTTCCAGCGGGCAGCGTTTTGCATTTATGCGAGCACCAGCTGTGGCAGCGTCTGCACCTTCACGTTCACAGCAGGCTACTTCAAGTTCCCCTATGTCCTCCAAAACATTTCAGAG atCAGTGTACTTTGCAGATGTAGTTGGTGGGAGGTTGATTCCCAATAGAATGGTGGTTGTACGATTCCTGGAGTCTGAGGCTACGCTTCAAGGGATAGTAGGAAAAGTGCAAGATGCCATTGGTAATTACAACCCAATAATTTTGACAGATGCACAGGGCAATGCAATTCTGGAGTCGGAGGGCACAACAG GGTCACagtactggagacaaaatgCACGAAAAATTCTTGCTGTGCCTGAACAAGACTTTAATTGCCTCCAGggaacaaagaggaagaaactgag CAGCCGTAAAGATGATGACAGTGCCAGTTTGGGAGAAGTGAGTGACAAAATAGAAGAGTTGGTGTTGGCATCTCAAAGTCTGCCAGCTGTCACAGCAGCAATCAAAGAGCTCACTGATCTTGCAGTTGCCCAGAAAGTCACAACCCCCAAGCTGCAGACACTCAAGGAGGGATTTAGCTGCGTGGTTTGTATGA ACATCATTGAGGATCCAGTGTTCTCACTGTGCTGCAGAAGCATTATTGGCTGCAAGACATGTGTGGAACAGTGGCAAGAGACatcacagcactgtgcaaaatgcAGGGAGAGTAACAACGGAGTTCTACAAATTACTGGTCTAACAGCTGCATTTTCTGTATTGAAATCTTTTTTTGCAGAGGAGTAA
- the LOC109197697 gene encoding uncharacterized protein LOC109197697 isoform X3 yields MSETGSTSSARFFMARAHRPPHKRSTALKLHWNKQRMDHYVVFRKTKRVTLRDEDMTAEKLGRIFQVSAHTLYITDDSNVAMFPGAVSGVFSALDLTPRGHYEVHGEDMESIPTAGSSGQRFAFMRAPAVAASAPSRSQQATSSSPMSSKTFQRSVYFADVVGGRLIPNRMVVVRFLESEATLQGIVGKVQDAIGNYNPIILTDAQGNAILESEGTTGSQYWRQNARKILAVPEQDFNCLQGTKRKKLSSRKDDDSASLGEVSDKIEELVLASQSLPAVTAAIKELTDLAVAQKVTTPKLQTLKEGFSCVTSLRIQCSHCAAEALLAARHVWNSGKRHHSTVQNAGRVTTEFYKLLV; encoded by the exons ATGTCTGAAACGGGAAGTACTTCTTCTGCGCGTTTTTTTATGGCGCGCGCACACCGTCCCCCACACAAGAGATCGACGGCCTTAAAGTTACACTGGAATAAACAGAGGATGGACCATTACGTTGTTTTTAGGAAAACTAAGAGAGTGACACTCCGGGACGAAGACATGACTGCAGAAAAACTGGGTCGCATCTTTCAG GTATCCGCGCATACTCTGTACATCACGGATGATTCAAACGTGGCTATGTTCCCCGGTGCGGTCTCTGGTGTTTTCAGCGCATTAGACCTTACACCCAGAGGTCACTATGAAGTCCACGGAGAAGACATGGAGTCAATTCCAACAGCAGGTTCCAGCGGGCAGCGTTTTGCATTTATGCGAGCACCAGCTGTGGCAGCGTCTGCACCTTCACGTTCACAGCAGGCTACTTCAAGTTCCCCTATGTCCTCCAAAACATTTCAGAG atCAGTGTACTTTGCAGATGTAGTTGGTGGGAGGTTGATTCCCAATAGAATGGTGGTTGTACGATTCCTGGAGTCTGAGGCTACGCTTCAAGGGATAGTAGGAAAAGTGCAAGATGCCATTGGTAATTACAACCCAATAATTTTGACAGATGCACAGGGCAATGCAATTCTGGAGTCGGAGGGCACAACAG GGTCACagtactggagacaaaatgCACGAAAAATTCTTGCTGTGCCTGAACAAGACTTTAATTGCCTCCAGggaacaaagaggaagaaactgag CAGCCGTAAAGATGATGACAGTGCCAGTTTGGGAGAAGTGAGTGACAAAATAGAAGAGTTGGTGTTGGCATCTCAAAGTCTGCCAGCTGTCACAGCAGCAATCAAAGAGCTCACTGATCTTGCAGTTGCCCAGAAAGTCACAACCCCCAAGCTGCAGACACTCAAGGAGGGATTTAGCTGCGTG ACATCATTGAGGATCCAGTGTTCTCACTGTGCTGCAGAAGCATTATTGGCTGCAAGACATGTGTGGAACAGTGGCAAGAGACatcacagcactgtgcaaaatgcAGGGAGAGTAACAACGGAGTTCTACAAATTACTGGTCTAA